One window of the Meiothermus sp. CFH 77666 genome contains the following:
- a CDS encoding glycosyltransferase encodes MRRRILFYLPILGYGGVERVVQYLSCGLAAHYEILIAAQGSEPGDLLSQATLPANVTILPAPTERSAMKHRAIPWQVRRLLSILDEHQPDLLLSAWPRVHLTVGTAFRLLPKTRRPRWILTEHNEIQGYLGSGLRGALKMALIRLLVRNADAYVAVSEKVARLSGAVYPGSNFRVIYNPAIAPDLERKAQEPVEHPWFQGQSPVVLSVGRMDIMKDFPTLLRAFQRVLERIPQARLVILGEGELRPQLESLVAELGIGEQVWMPGFQANPYKYMARATVFTMSSAFGEASPLVLSEAMYLGKPVVLTRFATAPEFVNSGVDGLLVDTGNPQALADGLIGVLQDPQLQAEFGAKARAKVKERFSVERAVAHYAALFEEVLGQPTAALKSV; translated from the coding sequence ATGAGGCGACGAATTCTCTTCTACCTACCCATCCTCGGCTACGGCGGGGTCGAGCGGGTGGTGCAGTACCTCTCGTGCGGGCTGGCCGCCCACTACGAGATCCTGATCGCGGCCCAGGGCTCCGAACCGGGCGACCTGCTTTCCCAGGCCACGTTACCCGCCAATGTCACCATCTTGCCCGCGCCTACCGAGCGCTCGGCCATGAAGCACCGAGCAATTCCCTGGCAGGTGCGGCGGTTGCTGTCCATACTGGACGAGCACCAACCCGACCTGCTTCTCTCCGCCTGGCCCAGGGTTCACCTAACGGTGGGAACGGCTTTTCGGTTGTTGCCTAAGACACGGCGGCCCAGGTGGATTCTCACCGAACACAATGAGATACAGGGTTACCTCGGGTCGGGCTTGCGAGGGGCACTCAAAATGGCCCTGATACGCCTGCTGGTGCGTAATGCCGACGCCTATGTGGCGGTTTCGGAAAAGGTGGCCCGCCTGTCCGGGGCGGTGTATCCCGGTTCCAACTTCCGCGTCATCTACAACCCGGCCATTGCCCCCGACCTCGAGCGCAAAGCCCAGGAGCCGGTAGAACACCCCTGGTTTCAGGGCCAGAGCCCCGTTGTCCTCTCGGTGGGTCGCATGGACATCATGAAGGATTTTCCCACGCTGCTGAGGGCCTTCCAACGGGTTCTGGAACGAATCCCCCAGGCCCGGCTGGTCATCCTGGGTGAAGGTGAGCTGCGCCCCCAGTTGGAGTCGCTAGTAGCTGAGCTGGGTATCGGGGAACAGGTTTGGATGCCCGGTTTTCAGGCCAACCCCTACAAGTACATGGCCAGAGCTACGGTTTTCACGATGTCTTCCGCCTTTGGTGAAGCTTCACCACTGGTTCTTTCGGAGGCCATGTACCTGGGTAAGCCGGTGGTGCTGACCCGCTTTGCGACGGCCCCGGAGTTCGTGAACTCGGGGGTGGATGGGCTGTTGGTGGACACCGGTAACCCGCAAGCCCTAGCGGATGGGCTGATCGGGGTTTTGCAAGACCCACAGCTGCAAGCAGAATTTGGTGCAAAAGCCAGGGCCAAAGTTAAGGAACGCTTTTCGGTGGAGCGGGCGGTGGCCCATTATGCGGCCCTCTTTGAGGAAGTGCTGGGTCAGCCCACAGCGGCCCTCAAAAGCGTATGA
- a CDS encoding oligosaccharide flippase family protein — translation MALARIRRVLGNRIAQNAAALYAVQILSYVLPLISLPYLARVLEPPSFGLVAFAQSFANWLAVVGEYGFNYSATRSLARLRDRSDAVAGIVMSIMGAKLLLMLGMVLMTLVAGFFIESFRTQAELAFWALMIAVFTGLRPLWYFQAIERSWVVALMEGLIRLGHLVGIFAFVRRPEDAWVTLAAQALATGLVAGLELYLMYRQVPFKLPNLSLSWVALKVSWSLFLSRASDSLYSSANGVILGLLASPLQVGFFEAGNRLVRPGLSILWPLAQAIYPRINHLIKRDAEAAMRLSRLALWATVGIGTAGGMLLAGLAPFLIDLLFGEPYRSSVVVLQVLALLLPVVALGYSLSMQYMFPRQMDREVMYSVLSAGLINLVLAILLAPRLGALGMAIAVVSAEAWAAGFRFALLKLRGIL, via the coding sequence GTGGCTTTAGCGAGAATTCGTCGGGTACTGGGTAACCGCATTGCACAGAATGCGGCAGCTTTGTATGCTGTGCAGATCCTCTCATATGTCCTCCCGTTAATTTCACTGCCCTACCTGGCACGGGTACTCGAGCCCCCCAGCTTTGGCCTAGTGGCTTTTGCCCAGAGCTTTGCCAACTGGCTGGCGGTGGTGGGCGAGTACGGCTTCAACTACTCGGCTACCCGTTCCCTGGCCCGTCTGCGCGACCGGTCAGATGCGGTGGCCGGTATCGTGATGTCCATCATGGGCGCCAAGCTGCTCTTGATGCTAGGGATGGTTCTGATGACCCTGGTGGCCGGGTTTTTCATCGAGAGCTTTCGCACCCAGGCCGAGCTGGCCTTCTGGGCCCTGATGATTGCGGTTTTCACCGGGCTGAGACCCCTGTGGTACTTCCAGGCTATCGAGCGCTCCTGGGTGGTGGCGCTGATGGAAGGCCTGATCCGCCTGGGCCATCTGGTCGGGATTTTTGCTTTTGTGCGCCGCCCCGAGGACGCCTGGGTCACCTTGGCCGCCCAGGCCTTGGCCACCGGGCTGGTGGCGGGGCTCGAGCTTTACCTGATGTACCGGCAGGTTCCCTTTAAGCTGCCCAACCTGAGCCTGAGCTGGGTGGCGCTAAAGGTGAGCTGGAGCCTTTTTCTTTCACGGGCCTCGGACAGCCTCTACTCCTCGGCCAATGGGGTGATTCTAGGCCTTTTGGCCTCGCCTCTACAGGTGGGGTTCTTTGAGGCCGGCAACCGGCTGGTGCGTCCGGGGCTCTCGATTCTTTGGCCGCTGGCTCAGGCCATCTATCCCCGCATCAACCATCTGATCAAGCGTGATGCCGAGGCGGCCATGCGTCTGAGCCGCCTAGCCCTATGGGCTACGGTAGGGATCGGGACGGCGGGAGGGATGTTGCTGGCCGGGCTGGCTCCCTTCCTGATCGACTTGCTGTTTGGCGAGCCGTATCGATCCTCGGTGGTGGTGCTGCAGGTGCTGGCCTTGCTCCTTCCCGTGGTGGCCTTAGGCTACTCGCTTTCCATGCAGTACATGTTTCCCCGGCAGATGGATCGCGAGGTGATGTACTCGGTGCTCAGCGCCGGCCTGATCAACCTGGTGCTGGCCATTCTGTTGGCTCCCCGGCTGGGGGCTTTAGGCATGGCCATCGCAGTGGTCTCGGCCGAAGCCTGGGCGGCGGGGTTTCGTTTTGCCCTCCTTAAGCTCAGAGGAATCTTATGA
- a CDS encoding type IV pilus twitching motility protein PilT: MTKAPDIVDLLNLAVDRNSSDLVITVGLPPMVKIDGEFHPTEYEPLTPQETRRLTYALMDEKQQRVFEEEKELDFSFSLPGKGRFRVNIFLQRGSVGGVLRVVPSNVKSFEELGLPKNVADIAMSPRGLVLVTGPTGSGKSTTLASMIDYINERKRCHIVTIEDPIEFFHRHKSSIINQREIGSDTHGFDKALRSVLRQAPDVILVGEMRDYETISAAITAAETGHLVMGTLHTNSAPETIDRIIDVFPQAQQEQVRVQLSNNLVAVLTQQLLPKAFGGGRVLAYELMIATPAVRALIREGKSHQLVSVIQTGGQYGMITMDAYLADLFKRKLITYEVGQSRSVDPKEFARLAGAGSASPQASGMRRA; encoded by the coding sequence ATGACCAAAGCCCCAGACATTGTAGATTTGCTCAACCTGGCCGTAGATCGCAACTCGAGCGACCTGGTCATCACGGTCGGTCTGCCCCCTATGGTCAAGATTGATGGTGAGTTCCACCCCACCGAATATGAACCCCTGACCCCGCAGGAAACCCGCCGCCTGACCTATGCCCTGATGGACGAAAAACAGCAACGGGTCTTTGAGGAAGAGAAGGAACTCGACTTCTCTTTCAGCCTGCCGGGCAAGGGCCGCTTCCGCGTCAATATCTTCTTGCAGCGCGGTAGCGTGGGCGGGGTGTTGCGGGTGGTGCCTTCCAACGTCAAGAGCTTCGAGGAACTGGGCCTGCCCAAGAATGTGGCCGATATTGCCATGAGCCCTCGAGGTTTGGTACTGGTGACTGGGCCTACCGGCTCGGGAAAGTCCACTACCCTGGCCTCGATGATCGACTACATCAACGAGCGCAAGCGCTGCCACATTGTCACCATTGAAGACCCAATTGAGTTCTTCCATCGCCACAAATCCTCCATCATCAACCAGCGCGAAATTGGCTCCGATACCCACGGCTTCGATAAGGCCCTGCGCTCGGTGTTGCGTCAGGCTCCCGATGTGATTCTGGTGGGGGAGATGCGCGATTATGAAACAATTTCTGCGGCCATCACCGCTGCCGAAACCGGTCACCTGGTAATGGGAACCTTGCACACCAACAGCGCTCCCGAGACCATTGACCGCATCATTGACGTTTTCCCCCAGGCCCAGCAGGAACAGGTACGGGTACAGCTTTCCAACAACCTGGTGGCCGTCCTGACCCAGCAGCTTTTGCCCAAGGCTTTTGGGGGCGGGCGTGTCCTGGCCTACGAACTCATGATTGCGACACCAGCGGTGCGGGCGCTTATCCGTGAAGGCAAGAGCCATCAGTTGGTCAGCGTGATCCAGACCGGTGGGCAGTACGGCATGATTACCATGGATGCCTACCTGGCCGACCTCTTCAAGCGCAAGCTCATCACCTATGAGGTGGGGCAATCGCGCTCGGTAGACCCCAAGGAGTTTGCTCGTCTGGCAGGCGCGGGCAGTGCCTCGCCCCAGGCAAGTGGTATGCGCCGAGCGTAA
- a CDS encoding NTP transferase domain-containing protein, translating to MEAIVLAGGKADDPLALKFGVASKTLVPYRGRPLVEYTLEALAQAGLEVILVGPPAPLNPPPKVFLPDHGSLVANLEAGLQAAENEKVLVATGDMPFLSGEAVRWVLEHAPQAGFVYTIIARPTIEQRFPKMRRTYARIREGSFTGGNIVLIDKKLFYTALPLLKRALELRKKPLALAQMIGFGTLLKVLLGQADMAGLEAKVSQIIGVPAKALITPYAEVGVDIDKEEDLQWLG from the coding sequence GTGGAAGCGATTGTGCTGGCCGGAGGCAAAGCCGATGACCCACTGGCCCTGAAGTTCGGCGTTGCCAGCAAGACCCTGGTGCCCTACCGGGGTCGTCCGCTGGTGGAGTACACCCTGGAAGCCCTGGCGCAGGCGGGGCTGGAAGTGATTTTGGTGGGCCCTCCAGCCCCCTTGAACCCACCCCCCAAGGTATTCCTGCCCGACCACGGCAGCCTGGTGGCCAACCTCGAGGCTGGGCTCCAGGCTGCAGAGAACGAAAAAGTGCTGGTTGCAACCGGTGATATGCCCTTTCTAAGCGGGGAAGCCGTGCGCTGGGTGCTGGAACATGCGCCCCAGGCGGGTTTTGTATATACCATTATTGCCAGGCCCACCATCGAGCAACGCTTTCCCAAGATGCGGCGCACCTATGCCCGCATCCGGGAGGGTTCCTTTACGGGGGGCAACATCGTTCTGATTGACAAAAAGCTCTTTTATACGGCCCTTCCATTGCTCAAACGGGCGCTGGAACTGCGAAAAAAGCCCCTGGCCCTGGCCCAGATGATTGGCTTCGGAACCCTCCTGAAGGTGCTTTTAGGCCAGGCCGATATGGCCGGGCTCGAGGCCAAGGTCTCGCAAATCATTGGGGTTCCGGCCAAGGCGCTCATCACCCCCTATGCCGAGGTGGGGGTAGATATAGACAAGGAAGAAGATTTGCAGTGGTTGGGGTAG
- a CDS encoding DUF3248 domain-containing protein yields MEDLLERLGNHLVWRIGKAEGEEVLVVRVGLASAAPEFGHLARLRNVTDEEIEQLAQAGQLRVEWVN; encoded by the coding sequence ATGGAGGATCTGCTCGAGCGGCTGGGGAATCATCTGGTCTGGCGCATCGGCAAGGCCGAAGGCGAGGAGGTGCTGGTCGTACGGGTCGGGCTGGCCTCGGCAGCCCCGGAGTTTGGCCACCTGGCCCGCCTGCGAAACGTAACCGACGAGGAAATCGAGCAACTCGCGCAAGCCGGACAGCTACGGGTCGAGTGGGTCAACTAA
- a CDS encoding DUF3809 family protein, protein MVLEKAFQLRLAEPPEHLLQPERVFAGKPPFGELTRQDTSLKGYLVAEAPLFGEIHFPFQSRIHPEGSKARLEALPLPDPPAFWAELEGLGEVVEGGIAYQLTLRIHATLPQGEKWGGRALGRLAEAAFERNVERVLERLTQA, encoded by the coding sequence ATGGTGCTGGAAAAGGCGTTTCAACTGCGGCTGGCCGAACCCCCCGAGCATCTGCTACAGCCCGAGCGGGTGTTCGCCGGCAAGCCCCCTTTTGGCGAGCTGACCCGCCAGGACACCAGTCTGAAGGGCTATCTGGTGGCCGAGGCCCCGCTGTTTGGGGAAATCCATTTTCCCTTCCAGAGCCGTATTCATCCAGAGGGCAGCAAAGCCCGCCTGGAGGCCCTGCCCCTCCCCGACCCCCCGGCCTTCTGGGCCGAGCTCGAGGGCCTGGGCGAGGTGGTAGAAGGCGGGATTGCCTACCAGCTCACCCTCCGCATCCACGCTACCCTACCCCAGGGGGAAAAATGGGGCGGGCGGGCATTGGGGCGGCTGGCCGAAGCCGCCTTCGAGCGCAATGTGGAGCGTGTTTTAGAGCGGTTGACCCAAGCCTGA
- a CDS encoding metal-dependent hydrolase, whose amino-acid sequence MVEVRYLGHSALLISDGTTRIVVDPFLTGNPKAALSADQVEADLIVLTHAHGDHYGDSVAISQRTGAPILSNYEIVSYAEKHGGKGVGMNLGGTYRFKGGWLKWFPAQHSSSFPDGTYGGVAQGFVLELGGKRIYNAGDTALFSDMALVAPYSVDLAILPIGDHFTMGPDDALQALELTRAKQVLPVHYNTFPPIAQDGAAFVQRAGLLGVGGKALQPGEHITLS is encoded by the coding sequence GTGGTCGAAGTACGCTACCTGGGACACTCAGCACTGCTCATCAGTGACGGCACCACCCGCATTGTGGTGGATCCCTTCCTTACCGGCAACCCCAAAGCGGCCCTCTCCGCCGACCAGGTCGAAGCCGACCTGATTGTGCTCACCCATGCCCACGGCGACCATTACGGCGACAGTGTAGCCATCAGTCAGCGCACCGGAGCTCCCATCCTCTCCAACTACGAGATCGTTAGCTATGCTGAAAAGCATGGAGGCAAGGGCGTGGGTATGAACCTGGGGGGCACCTACCGGTTCAAGGGCGGCTGGCTCAAATGGTTTCCGGCCCAGCACTCCTCGTCGTTCCCGGACGGAACCTACGGCGGTGTGGCCCAGGGCTTTGTGCTGGAGCTGGGCGGCAAGCGAATCTACAACGCTGGCGACACGGCCCTCTTCAGCGATATGGCGCTGGTGGCCCCGTATAGTGTGGATCTGGCCATTCTGCCCATCGGCGACCACTTCACCATGGGCCCCGACGATGCCCTACAGGCCCTCGAGCTGACCCGCGCCAAGCAGGTTTTACCCGTGCACTACAACACCTTTCCCCCCATTGCCCAGGACGGCGCGGCCTTTGTCCAGCGGGCCGGCCTGCTGGGGGTAGGTGGAAAGGCCCTCCAACCAGGGGAACACATAACCCTTTCGTAA